From a single Phragmites australis chromosome 7, lpPhrAust1.1, whole genome shotgun sequence genomic region:
- the LOC133924825 gene encoding mechanosensitive ion channel protein 1, mitochondrial-like isoform X2 produces METYVGPCVSSGALAWFSSCAKDSRKPDISVAYQIKAVDWYSAVNDVSKFSRMPLSCHVDSNWLITSKSRYSALPGFAGVSNIRRAYSSDTGVKPEALQSTVSNDPSVESGDRSSWIEILDNARKSTMDATTDAGKKAKELTDAITPHVQQLLDSNPNLEKVVVPLGGTLFGTMMAWFVMPIILRRLHKYASQSPISALLGNSAKNDVPYQTSLWSALEDPAKYLITFMAFSEMAAVIAPSGSTYLPQAWRGAFLLSFVWFLHQWKTNFIAKAMTKSDASSVDRDKISVFDKVSSLGLIALGVMGVAEACGVAVQSILTVGGVGGVAIAFAARDVLGNMLSGLSLQFSKPFSIGDYIKAGSIEGKVNEIGLTSTLLTNPEKLPVIVPNSLFSSQMIVNRSRAIGRASVTKIPIRIEDIEKVPSISEEIKVMLRSNQNIVLEDDPFCYLSRLESSYGELTIGCNIRNMKKDEWVSAEQDILLGAARIIKSYGIELGSTMQCC; encoded by the exons ATGGAGACATATGTTGGCCCATGTGTATCTTCTGGTGCTTTGGCTTGGTTCAGCAGCTGTGCTAAGGACTCAAGAAAACCTGACATTTCTGTTGCTTACCAGATTAAGGCAGTGGATTGGTATTCCGCAGTTAATGATGTGTCAAAGTTCAGCAGAATGCCCCTTTCATGTCATGTGGACAGTAATTGGTTGATTACTTCGAAGTCCAGATATAGTGCATTGCCAGGATTTGCAGGTGTTTCAAACATCCGCCGTGCATACTCCTCAGACACTGGAGTAAAGCCAGAAGCTTTGCAGAGTACTGTCTCTAATGATCCTTCTGTAGAAAGCGGTGATCGGAGTTCTTGGATTGAGATATTAGATAATGCTCGCAAGTCTACTATGGATGCTACCACTGATGCTGGCAAGAAAGCTAAGGAGCTGACTGATGCAATTACACCTCATGTCCAGCAGTTGCTCGATTCAAATCCAAACCTTGAAAAGGTAGTTGTTCCACTTGGCGGGACACTATTTGGTACAATGATGGCATGGTTTGTCATGCCTATTATTCTAAGAAGGCTTCACAAGTATGCATCACAAAGTCCTATATCAGCACTTTTGGGGAACTCAGCCAAGAATGATGTTCCATATCAAACTAGCCTCTGGAGTGCATTAGAGGATCCTGCAAAATATCTTATCACATTTATGGCATTTTCAGAGAT GGCTGCAGTTATTGCACCAAGCGGATCAACTTATCTCCCACAGGCATGGAGGGGTgcatttcttctctcttttgtatggTTCCTTCATCAGTGGAAAACCAACTTTATTGCTAAAGCTATGACCAAATCAGATGCCTCAAGTGTTGACCGTGACAAGATATCAGTATTTGATAAGGTTTCTTCATTGGGACTGATTGCCCTAGGAGTAATGGGTGTTGCTGAAGCTTGTGGTGTAGCTGTTCAATCAATATTAACTGTTGGTGGTGTGGGAG GTGTTGCTATTGCTTTTGCTGCTAGAGATGTCCTAGGTAACATGCTCAGTGGGCTCTCCTTGCAGTTTTCTAAGCCATTCTCAATTGGAGACTACATAAAG GCGGGTTCAATAGAAGGCAAGGTGAATGAAATAGGACTCACGTCTACTTTATTGACCAATCCAGAAAAGCTTCCTGTCATAGTACCCAACTCTCTGTTCTCCAGTCAG ATGATAGTGAACAGATCACGAGCTATTGGGCGGGCTAGTGTGACAAAGATTCCTATAAGGATTGAGGATATCGAGAAGGTTCCTTCTATATCAGAGGAGATAAAGGTTATGTTAAGGTCCAACCAAAATATTGTCTTGGAAGATGATCCTTTTTGCTACCTCTCAAGATTGGAAAGTTCATATGGAGAGCTGACCATCGGATGCAACATCAGAAACATG AAAAAAGATGAGTGGGTTTCTGCAGAACAAGATATTCTTTTGGGAGCTGCTAGGATAATCAAATCGTATGGCATTGAACTGGGAAGCACCATGCAGTGCTGTTAA
- the LOC133924825 gene encoding mechanosensitive ion channel protein 1, mitochondrial-like isoform X1 — MSGIAAIVRRSCRSTDSQSLMETYVGPCVSSGALAWFSSCAKDSRKPDISVAYQIKAVDWYSAVNDVSKFSRMPLSCHVDSNWLITSKSRYSALPGFAGVSNIRRAYSSDTGVKPEALQSTVSNDPSVESGDRSSWIEILDNARKSTMDATTDAGKKAKELTDAITPHVQQLLDSNPNLEKVVVPLGGTLFGTMMAWFVMPIILRRLHKYASQSPISALLGNSAKNDVPYQTSLWSALEDPAKYLITFMAFSEMAAVIAPSGSTYLPQAWRGAFLLSFVWFLHQWKTNFIAKAMTKSDASSVDRDKISVFDKVSSLGLIALGVMGVAEACGVAVQSILTVGGVGGVAIAFAARDVLGNMLSGLSLQFSKPFSIGDYIKAGSIEGKVNEIGLTSTLLTNPEKLPVIVPNSLFSSQMIVNRSRAIGRASVTKIPIRIEDIEKVPSISEEIKVMLRSNQNIVLEDDPFCYLSRLESSYGELTIGCNIRNMKKDEWVSAEQDILLGAARIIKSYGIELGSTMQCC; from the exons ATGTCAGGAATTGCAGCAATTGTGCGTCGGTCATGTCGTTCAACAGATAGTCAGAGTCTAATGGAGACATATGTTGGCCCATGTGTATCTTCTGGTGCTTTGGCTTGGTTCAGCAGCTGTGCTAAGGACTCAAGAAAACCTGACATTTCTGTTGCTTACCAGATTAAGGCAGTGGATTGGTATTCCGCAGTTAATGATGTGTCAAAGTTCAGCAGAATGCCCCTTTCATGTCATGTGGACAGTAATTGGTTGATTACTTCGAAGTCCAGATATAGTGCATTGCCAGGATTTGCAGGTGTTTCAAACATCCGCCGTGCATACTCCTCAGACACTGGAGTAAAGCCAGAAGCTTTGCAGAGTACTGTCTCTAATGATCCTTCTGTAGAAAGCGGTGATCGGAGTTCTTGGATTGAGATATTAGATAATGCTCGCAAGTCTACTATGGATGCTACCACTGATGCTGGCAAGAAAGCTAAGGAGCTGACTGATGCAATTACACCTCATGTCCAGCAGTTGCTCGATTCAAATCCAAACCTTGAAAAGGTAGTTGTTCCACTTGGCGGGACACTATTTGGTACAATGATGGCATGGTTTGTCATGCCTATTATTCTAAGAAGGCTTCACAAGTATGCATCACAAAGTCCTATATCAGCACTTTTGGGGAACTCAGCCAAGAATGATGTTCCATATCAAACTAGCCTCTGGAGTGCATTAGAGGATCCTGCAAAATATCTTATCACATTTATGGCATTTTCAGAGAT GGCTGCAGTTATTGCACCAAGCGGATCAACTTATCTCCCACAGGCATGGAGGGGTgcatttcttctctcttttgtatggTTCCTTCATCAGTGGAAAACCAACTTTATTGCTAAAGCTATGACCAAATCAGATGCCTCAAGTGTTGACCGTGACAAGATATCAGTATTTGATAAGGTTTCTTCATTGGGACTGATTGCCCTAGGAGTAATGGGTGTTGCTGAAGCTTGTGGTGTAGCTGTTCAATCAATATTAACTGTTGGTGGTGTGGGAG GTGTTGCTATTGCTTTTGCTGCTAGAGATGTCCTAGGTAACATGCTCAGTGGGCTCTCCTTGCAGTTTTCTAAGCCATTCTCAATTGGAGACTACATAAAG GCGGGTTCAATAGAAGGCAAGGTGAATGAAATAGGACTCACGTCTACTTTATTGACCAATCCAGAAAAGCTTCCTGTCATAGTACCCAACTCTCTGTTCTCCAGTCAG ATGATAGTGAACAGATCACGAGCTATTGGGCGGGCTAGTGTGACAAAGATTCCTATAAGGATTGAGGATATCGAGAAGGTTCCTTCTATATCAGAGGAGATAAAGGTTATGTTAAGGTCCAACCAAAATATTGTCTTGGAAGATGATCCTTTTTGCTACCTCTCAAGATTGGAAAGTTCATATGGAGAGCTGACCATCGGATGCAACATCAGAAACATG AAAAAAGATGAGTGGGTTTCTGCAGAACAAGATATTCTTTTGGGAGCTGCTAGGATAATCAAATCGTATGGCATTGAACTGGGAAGCACCATGCAGTGCTGTTAA